One genomic region from Thalassotalea sp. PS06 encodes:
- a CDS encoding glycosyltransferase family 2 protein encodes MADVGSAFEKSPKISVVMPVFNGGKFLSEAVNSVLQQSYRDFELLIINDGSTDSSARILSDFASKDSRVTVFNRENHGLIATLNFAIARCNGEFVARMDADDVCEPERLARQVEFFSKNPNVAVLGTGYSYINQDGDTQGHRNIQTDDSNIRAAFFFGNPLAHPSIMFNLQQMPPGWQYDNAFEGAEDLALWLALSSQVKFANLAEPLLAYRLTGQSLSDKKSRLQRQSACNAIYLHSYLKKYKSGMRICDAIYNRRGGLADYPKFVWGCIQLNITNMFGGDTPALALLKRTLIAQVTFFKSPLRQQQTTTGI; translated from the coding sequence ATGGCTGACGTGGGATCTGCTTTTGAAAAATCACCGAAAATAAGCGTCGTGATGCCGGTATTTAATGGTGGGAAGTTTTTATCTGAAGCGGTTAATAGCGTTTTACAGCAATCCTATCGAGATTTTGAATTGCTGATAATTAATGACGGCTCAACGGATAGCAGTGCCAGGATTCTATCGGACTTTGCCAGCAAAGATAGTCGGGTAACAGTATTCAACCGCGAAAATCATGGCTTGATCGCTACCCTAAATTTTGCCATTGCACGGTGTAACGGAGAGTTTGTTGCCCGCATGGATGCAGATGATGTTTGCGAACCTGAGCGGTTAGCCAGACAAGTTGAGTTTTTTTCGAAGAACCCAAACGTGGCAGTTCTGGGAACCGGTTACTCTTACATTAACCAGGATGGAGATACCCAGGGTCATAGAAATATCCAGACTGATGATAGTAATATTCGCGCCGCTTTTTTCTTTGGTAACCCATTGGCACACCCTTCAATTATGTTCAATCTACAACAAATGCCCCCTGGCTGGCAGTACGATAATGCCTTTGAAGGTGCTGAAGATCTTGCCCTTTGGCTTGCATTAAGTTCACAGGTTAAATTTGCAAACCTTGCCGAGCCTTTGCTGGCATATCGCTTAACTGGTCAGTCGCTGTCAGACAAGAAAAGCCGGTTGCAGCGGCAAAGTGCCTGCAACGCTATCTATCTTCATAGTTACCTTAAAAAATACAAGTCTGGTATGCGGATCTGCGATGCCATTTACAATCGACGTGGCGGGCTTGCCGATTATCCAAAGTTTGTCTGGGGTTGTATACAACTAAATATCACCAATATGTTTGGCGGCGATACTCCGGCTTTGGCGTTATTAAAACGAACCCTGATAGCCCAGGTAACTTTCTTTAAATCGCCGCTAAGGCAACAACAGACAACAACCGGTATTTAA
- a CDS encoding BatD family protein produces MVKRLLTLSLSLLTLVCHSSWALDSLTASIDKNPATVNESLVLTVIANDSMDASAFDPSPLDKDFIVGRTSVSSQTSMVNFKTTRMTRWTTVLVPQKPGKYTIPAFTIEGASSKPIEVEILAANDSRAKKNQDVFISTKVSDTRVYVQQQFTLKVKLHLAQELKTGSLTEPQMTGAEIKQIGDDKESMEIINGIRYRTIERSYSVKPNTSGDFTLHTPIFAGEIISGQRRALFSNFDQGKPVRVEGKDIDIEVKAKPAEFVGDDWLPSEILTIEDEWPQLDSFPLGEPITRRVTITAAALSEEQLPQINFKTPDGIKIYPDQQQSQSNVQAGLLISQKVQDFAIVPSKPGIYTIPEVQIPWWNTKTNRVEYASLPQRTFSIEGAVATPMTESQDNLPATPVVIEKSSNLQWLFLAGWILTSLAWLATSLYQRGFLKQLSRNPKSVFNSAASTSYLQLLAACKKNDGQLVLTLLPQWAAQTNNEPSISSLSQVIDSFNDDELERLISELQACYFGNQNTSWDGKALYQKLMSLNSKQPEVKVQMQMNP; encoded by the coding sequence GTGGTAAAACGATTATTAACACTTAGCTTAAGCCTGTTAACGCTGGTTTGTCATAGCAGCTGGGCGCTTGATTCTTTAACCGCCAGTATCGATAAAAATCCGGCTACGGTTAACGAATCTCTGGTATTAACGGTAATTGCCAATGATTCCATGGATGCGAGCGCTTTTGATCCCTCGCCCTTAGACAAAGACTTCATCGTTGGCCGTACGTCAGTGAGCAGTCAAACCAGTATGGTTAACTTTAAAACCACGCGAATGACTCGTTGGACAACGGTATTGGTCCCGCAAAAGCCAGGAAAATACACCATCCCGGCCTTTACCATTGAGGGGGCTAGCTCTAAGCCGATTGAAGTGGAAATTCTCGCTGCTAACGATAGTCGCGCGAAAAAAAATCAAGATGTTTTTATCAGTACCAAGGTCTCCGATACCCGAGTTTACGTGCAACAGCAATTTACCTTAAAGGTAAAGCTGCACCTGGCACAGGAGCTAAAAACCGGTAGCCTTACCGAGCCACAAATGACTGGTGCCGAGATCAAGCAAATCGGTGACGACAAGGAGTCGATGGAAATCATTAACGGTATTCGTTACCGAACGATAGAACGCTCCTATTCGGTCAAACCAAATACCAGCGGCGACTTTACCCTGCATACGCCTATTTTCGCAGGCGAGATAATATCTGGTCAGCGCCGTGCCCTATTTTCAAATTTTGATCAGGGAAAACCAGTCAGGGTCGAAGGTAAAGACATCGATATCGAAGTAAAAGCTAAGCCTGCTGAATTTGTCGGTGATGATTGGCTTCCCAGTGAAATCCTTACCATAGAAGATGAATGGCCCCAACTTGATAGTTTTCCCCTCGGAGAGCCGATTACTCGTCGCGTTACCATCACCGCGGCAGCTCTATCTGAGGAACAATTACCGCAAATCAATTTCAAAACCCCTGACGGCATAAAGATATACCCTGACCAACAACAATCACAATCGAATGTGCAAGCCGGTTTATTAATCTCGCAAAAGGTTCAGGATTTCGCCATCGTACCCAGTAAACCTGGTATCTATACCATTCCTGAGGTGCAGATCCCTTGGTGGAATACAAAAACCAATCGCGTCGAATATGCCAGCTTGCCACAACGCACGTTTAGCATCGAGGGAGCAGTTGCAACGCCAATGACTGAAAGTCAGGACAACCTGCCAGCAACACCCGTTGTTATCGAAAAAAGCAGTAACCTGCAATGGCTCTTCCTTGCGGGTTGGATTTTAACTAGCCTGGCCTGGTTAGCAACTTCGCTTTATCAGCGGGGATTTCTGAAGCAGCTGTCCCGTAATCCAAAATCGGTATTTAATAGCGCTGCAAGCACAAGCTACTTGCAATTACTCGCCGCTTGCAAGAAAAATGACGGCCAACTGGTGCTAACCCTTTTGCCTCAATGGGCAGCACAAACCAATAATGAACCGTCAATATCCAGTCTTAGCCAGGTCATTGACAGCTTTAATGACGATGAGCTGGAAAGATTGATTTCTGAGCTCCAGGCTTGTTATTTCGGCAATCAAAATACCTCCTGGGATGGTAAAGCCTTGTATCAAAAACTGATGTCGTTAAATAGCAAACAACCAGAAGTAAAAGTACAAATGCAGATGAATCCTTAA
- a CDS encoding vWA domain-containing protein — protein MLDNFHFLRPLWLLAFFALLYVIWQLKKLKVANSAWQRVVPKHLNKVLLSTNGEAKPLALLPIVVLGSLLIVAMAGPTWKKLPQPVYQTDKASVIVMDMSFSMLATDTKPNRLTRARFKALDLLEKLSDGDVALIAYAGDAFVISPLTEDINNIRLLLPSLTPQIMPELGSNPYPALILANDMLANAGYNKGDIYWLTDGIDGDDLQDINEFSRDNEHSINILGIGTEQGAPITLENGELMRDRGGNIVIPKLNARLLAGISERNDGIFQSIRNDDEDISRLANNDRVLTAAEKQEQQMQGDQWQEFGPYLLLIALPVLLLYCRKGVLLAVPLVLTTSLCISEPVQASIWDDLWKRSDQQAQDKFSEKDFSGAAEQFQQPNWKASALYKAGEYEQALEAFNALEGTDAVYNRGNTLAQLQRFEDAITAYDEVLAQQPEHQDALANKALVEQLMQQQEQQNQDQNQDQNQQNQDQQNQDQQNQNQQNSEQQNQDQSNPDQQNQDQQNQDQQNQDQQDQQSQDQQDQNQQDQDQQQQNQDQQNQDQQNSPNQQQSEEDPDSEQREQEAQGANQTEQDQQQDKSEEPGQAKESQAQLTEQELEQQQKHQQILKKVTDDPNLLLRNKMRLEYRKRRQNRSSIGVTEKW, from the coding sequence ATTGCCAATCGTTGTTCTTGGTAGCCTGTTGATCGTCGCCATGGCCGGACCGACCTGGAAAAAGCTTCCCCAACCGGTTTATCAAACTGACAAAGCATCGGTAATTGTCATGGATATGTCGTTTTCCATGTTGGCAACCGACACTAAACCCAACCGCCTTACCCGAGCCCGATTCAAAGCCCTCGATTTGCTCGAAAAATTGTCAGACGGTGATGTCGCCCTTATCGCTTATGCGGGTGATGCATTTGTTATCAGCCCGCTGACCGAAGATATTAACAACATCCGCTTGTTACTTCCGTCGCTAACGCCGCAAATTATGCCGGAATTAGGCTCAAACCCCTACCCTGCTCTCATTTTGGCCAATGACATGTTGGCCAATGCAGGATACAACAAAGGCGATATTTACTGGCTAACCGACGGTATTGACGGGGACGACCTGCAAGACATTAACGAATTTAGCCGGGACAATGAGCATAGTATCAATATTCTTGGTATTGGCACCGAACAGGGGGCGCCCATCACATTGGAAAATGGTGAGTTAATGCGGGACCGCGGTGGTAATATCGTTATCCCGAAACTTAACGCCCGCCTTCTCGCAGGAATTAGTGAGCGTAATGACGGCATTTTCCAGTCCATTCGGAATGATGATGAAGATATCAGTCGCCTCGCCAATAATGATCGGGTTTTAACGGCTGCAGAAAAACAGGAGCAGCAGATGCAGGGCGACCAATGGCAGGAATTCGGGCCCTATCTACTGCTAATCGCTTTACCAGTATTATTATTGTATTGCCGCAAAGGCGTATTATTGGCAGTACCGTTAGTACTCACCACATCTTTATGCATCTCAGAGCCAGTTCAGGCTTCAATTTGGGATGATCTTTGGAAACGAAGCGACCAGCAGGCGCAGGATAAATTTTCTGAAAAAGACTTTTCAGGTGCCGCCGAACAATTTCAGCAACCCAACTGGAAAGCTTCTGCGCTTTACAAAGCGGGAGAATATGAGCAGGCCTTAGAGGCTTTCAATGCTCTCGAAGGAACCGATGCGGTGTACAACCGCGGCAACACTTTAGCCCAGTTACAACGATTTGAAGATGCCATTACCGCTTACGATGAGGTACTGGCGCAGCAACCGGAGCACCAGGATGCGCTAGCGAACAAAGCCCTTGTTGAACAGTTGATGCAACAACAGGAACAACAAAACCAAGATCAGAATCAAGATCAGAATCAGCAAAACCAAGATCAACAGAATCAGGACCAACAGAACCAAAACCAGCAAAACTCAGAGCAACAAAATCAAGATCAGTCAAACCCGGATCAACAAAACCAGGATCAACAAAACCAGGACCAGCAGAATCAGGACCAACAGGACCAGCAGAGTCAGGACCAACAGGACCAGAATCAACAGGACCAGGACCAGCAACAGCAAAATCAGGATCAACAAAATCAGGATCAACAAAATTCACCAAACCAGCAACAAAGTGAAGAAGACCCTGACTCTGAGCAACGAGAACAAGAAGCTCAGGGTGCAAATCAGACAGAGCAAGACCAGCAACAGGATAAATCTGAGGAGCCTGGGCAAGCGAAGGAATCTCAGGCACAGTTAACTGAGCAAGAGTTGGAACAGCAACAAAAACATCAACAGATTTTAAAAAAGGTTACCGATGACCCGAATTTATTGCTTAGAAACAAGATGCGACTCGAATACCGTAAACGTCGCCAAAATCGAAGTAGTATTGGAGTAACAGAAAAGTGGTAA
- a CDS encoding sigma-70 family RNA polymerase sigma factor has product MQKNFRKKSANPQVSNDMASKQVRYEALVNALHADLYRYAFWLVHDQHVAEDLVQETFLRAWRALDSLKDEKAAKSWLITILRRENARRFERKQLDMSEYEEPSIVDHISTTTEQQLEDHWLREKIAKLPADYREPLVLQVIGGFSGEEIANMLNLNKNTVMTRLFRARNQLKEAIESEQSIKGRSNG; this is encoded by the coding sequence ATCCAGAAAAATTTTCGAAAGAAATCTGCTAACCCTCAGGTCTCTAACGATATGGCGAGTAAACAAGTAAGATACGAAGCGCTGGTAAATGCGTTACACGCAGATCTGTACCGGTATGCTTTTTGGTTAGTACACGACCAGCATGTGGCTGAAGACCTGGTTCAGGAAACCTTCCTGCGGGCTTGGCGAGCCCTCGATTCGTTGAAAGATGAGAAGGCCGCGAAGTCTTGGTTAATCACAATTCTCCGACGCGAAAATGCTCGTCGATTCGAACGTAAACAACTGGATATGTCCGAATACGAAGAACCCAGTATTGTTGACCACATCAGTACCACTACTGAACAACAACTGGAAGATCATTGGTTACGAGAGAAAATTGCGAAACTACCTGCCGACTACCGAGAGCCTTTAGTGCTACAGGTAATTGGCGGTTTTAGCGGTGAAGAGATAGCAAACATGCTGAATCTAAATAAAAATACGGTAATGACACGGTTATTCCGTGCCAGAAATCAATTGAAAGAAGCAATTGAATCCGAACAATCTATTAAGGGGCGAAGTAATGGATGA
- the galE gene encoding UDP-glucose 4-epimerase GalE: MSLLITGGTGYIGSHTVVELIKADKEVVIVDNLSNSSTLVLDRIEQITGVKPTFIKADICDEAAMRQVFTDHNIDGVIHFAGLKAVGESNEIPLSYYQNNVAGTLVLLQVMAEFDVKNMVFSSSATVYGEHNVSPLLETMPTSATNPYGQTKLMIEHILFDLAKSDPAWSIISLRYFNPIGAHESGLIGENPNGIPNNLLPYVAQVAVGRLQQLQVFGDDYDTVDGTGVRDYIHVVDLALGHLKAVDALAQNPGCTAINLGTGNGTSVLQIVEQFKAISGVDIPYQIVARRPGDIATVFANANLAAEKLQWQAERGLKEMIQDTWNWQSKNPNGFE; encoded by the coding sequence ATGAGCTTATTAATTACAGGTGGCACCGGTTATATCGGTAGCCATACCGTTGTCGAGTTAATAAAAGCAGATAAAGAAGTGGTTATCGTTGATAACCTCAGCAATTCATCGACGTTAGTGCTCGACAGAATTGAACAGATCACCGGTGTAAAACCAACGTTCATTAAGGCCGATATCTGTGATGAGGCGGCGATGCGCCAAGTGTTCACCGATCATAATATTGACGGTGTCATTCACTTTGCTGGCCTGAAAGCGGTTGGTGAATCCAACGAAATCCCTCTTTCTTATTATCAGAATAATGTTGCAGGTACTTTGGTTTTGCTGCAAGTCATGGCTGAGTTTGATGTTAAGAACATGGTATTTAGCTCGTCTGCAACCGTATATGGTGAGCACAATGTTTCGCCATTACTGGAAACCATGCCGACTTCTGCAACCAATCCATATGGTCAAACCAAGCTTATGATCGAACATATCCTGTTTGATTTAGCGAAAAGCGATCCTGCCTGGTCGATTATCTCGCTTCGCTATTTTAATCCTATCGGTGCCCATGAAAGTGGTCTGATTGGCGAAAATCCAAATGGCATTCCGAATAATTTATTGCCATACGTAGCTCAGGTAGCGGTAGGGCGCTTGCAGCAGCTTCAGGTATTTGGTGATGACTATGATACGGTCGATGGAACTGGTGTTCGCGATTACATTCACGTTGTCGATCTGGCCCTTGGTCATTTAAAAGCGGTCGATGCGCTGGCTCAAAACCCGGGTTGTACGGCAATTAACTTAGGGACCGGAAATGGCACCTCAGTACTGCAGATTGTTGAACAGTTTAAAGCCATTTCTGGCGTAGACATTCCGTATCAAATCGTGGCTCGACGCCCGGGTGACATTGCTACCGTATTTGCCAACGCCAACCTTGCTGCTGAGAAGCTGCAGTGGCAGGCAGAGCGCGGTTTAAAAGAGATGATTCAGGATACCTGGAACTGGCAGTCAAAGAACCCGAATGGTTTCGAATAA
- a CDS encoding DHH family phosphoesterase — protein sequence MHYDVFNGDADGILALLQLRLAEPKQSILITGVKRDISLLKQVETDKASSVTVLDVSMEKNIDALPALLDKQVPVFYVDHHRAGEIPESPHLTSMINTSPEVCTSLLVNDHLRGKYHLWAIAAAFGDNLKATAKRHAEMLGLSATLTEQLEQLGVYINYNGYGRSTEDLHFHPAELFKQLLAFESPEPLFSDNDSLFYQLQDAYNEDMSKASSADVLFDAPHCKVVCLEDAPWSRRVSGVFGNDLANQSPDKAHAVFTKNVDDSYTISVRAPLNNKQGADEICIQFPTGGGRAGAAGVNALPASQLEQFIQVFSDYYK from the coding sequence ATGCATTATGATGTATTCAATGGTGATGCTGATGGGATTCTGGCGCTGTTACAATTGCGCCTTGCGGAGCCAAAACAATCTATTCTTATCACCGGTGTTAAACGTGACATCTCTTTGTTAAAGCAAGTCGAGACTGACAAAGCCTCTTCAGTTACTGTGCTGGATGTATCGATGGAGAAGAACATCGACGCTTTACCAGCATTGCTCGATAAGCAAGTACCAGTATTTTATGTTGACCATCACCGCGCCGGTGAGATTCCAGAAAGTCCTCACCTGACATCAATGATCAACACCTCTCCAGAGGTATGTACCAGTCTGCTGGTTAATGACCATTTACGAGGCAAATATCATCTGTGGGCGATTGCGGCAGCGTTTGGTGATAACCTAAAAGCGACAGCAAAGCGTCATGCCGAGATGCTGGGTTTATCGGCCACTCTTACTGAACAACTCGAGCAGTTGGGCGTATACATTAACTACAATGGTTATGGTCGCAGCACCGAAGATCTGCATTTCCACCCAGCCGAGTTGTTTAAACAATTACTGGCTTTTGAAAGTCCGGAACCATTATTTTCCGACAACGATTCGTTATTTTATCAACTGCAAGACGCTTACAATGAAGATATGAGCAAAGCCTCATCGGCAGACGTGTTGTTTGATGCGCCACACTGTAAGGTGGTTTGCCTGGAAGATGCGCCTTGGTCGAGAAGAGTCAGTGGTGTTTTTGGTAACGACCTGGCTAATCAGTCACCAGATAAAGCCCATGCCGTTTTCACAAAAAATGTCGATGATAGTTATACAATTTCAGTTAGAGCTCCGTTGAATAATAAGCAGGGCGCCGATGAAATCTGTATTCAGTTTCCAACCGGTGGTGGTCGCGCCGGAGCCGCAGGTGTCAATGCACTGCCTGCGTCGCAATTAGAGCAGTTTATTCAGGTTTTTTCAGATTACTATAAATAA
- a CDS encoding glycosyltransferase family A protein — MNNLVQQQPILTLGFSTMKGRSQDMIALLLELGTFEQIEILVVMQGGEEPLPPALNHVKLIVDTKMGISHSRNQVITNSAGCFIWFLDDDVWLDRNDIENLLAKLCKPDCPEVLRVQIGCIENHSKRYKAYGNNHQLSRLQLLQVSSIEVIVNRAFILKYQIRFNENFGLGTALPATEEVNFLLDIYRYQGVVVNLPKVFVYHSCCEQGRILANEGIFLARGATASRFGTLGLAIIFRWACRYFIRYRQLSYVKSLIQGYYQGYSAFTD; from the coding sequence TTGAATAACCTTGTGCAGCAACAGCCGATATTAACCCTTGGTTTTTCAACCATGAAAGGGCGGAGTCAGGACATGATTGCACTTTTGCTCGAATTGGGGACGTTCGAACAGATAGAAATACTTGTCGTTATGCAAGGAGGAGAAGAGCCGCTTCCTCCTGCTCTTAACCACGTTAAGCTGATTGTTGATACAAAAATGGGAATTAGCCACAGCCGCAACCAAGTGATTACCAATAGCGCTGGATGCTTTATCTGGTTCTTAGATGATGATGTTTGGTTAGATAGAAACGACATTGAAAATTTACTGGCTAAGTTGTGTAAACCAGATTGCCCAGAAGTGTTGCGGGTGCAAATTGGTTGTATTGAAAACCATAGCAAGCGTTACAAAGCGTACGGCAACAATCATCAGTTGAGTCGATTGCAGCTGCTGCAGGTGAGCTCGATTGAGGTCATCGTCAATCGTGCTTTCATTTTAAAATATCAGATCAGATTTAATGAAAATTTTGGTTTAGGTACGGCGCTGCCGGCGACCGAGGAAGTCAATTTCTTACTCGATATCTACAGATACCAGGGGGTGGTGGTTAATCTCCCGAAAGTGTTTGTTTACCATAGTTGCTGCGAACAGGGCAGAATACTGGCAAACGAGGGGATCTTTCTGGCTCGTGGCGCTACGGCATCAAGGTTTGGCACCCTGGGATTGGCAATCATCTTTCGTTGGGCATGTCGTTATTTCATAAGATATAGGCAATTAAGTTATGTGAAGAGCCTGATCCAGGGCTATTATCAAGGGTACAGTGCGTTTACGGATTAA
- a CDS encoding glycosyltransferase, with translation MSTFNSLAYVGEAIESVLSQSYPNWELLITDDASTDNTWQLLSFYEQRYNNIHIFKNEKNLGAARSRNYGIERATGRYLAFLDADDSWQANKLSEQVSFMKRNQVPVSCTSYQVVDEQGKNLGLVDRLPQGAISYDDLLKKRVTFGCSTVIVDKNRTGYFMMPDLRTGQDYATWLGILRRVGYAQHYPQPLTNYRITPGSISRNKVRKAQRQWQIYRQQEKLGLARSMICFINYAYRATFRR, from the coding sequence ATGTCGACCTTTAATTCACTGGCTTATGTTGGTGAGGCGATAGAAAGTGTGTTGTCACAGTCATACCCAAATTGGGAGCTGTTGATAACCGATGATGCGTCTACGGATAATACCTGGCAGTTGCTTTCGTTTTATGAGCAACGTTATAACAACATCCACATATTTAAAAATGAAAAAAACCTCGGAGCGGCGCGTTCTCGTAATTACGGTATAGAACGGGCGACGGGTCGATATCTGGCATTTTTGGATGCCGATGATAGCTGGCAAGCCAATAAGCTCTCTGAGCAGGTATCGTTTATGAAACGAAATCAGGTACCTGTGTCATGTACCAGTTATCAGGTGGTTGATGAACAAGGTAAAAACTTAGGCTTAGTTGACCGTTTACCACAGGGCGCGATTAGTTACGATGACCTGTTAAAAAAACGGGTAACGTTTGGTTGCTCTACCGTTATTGTTGATAAGAACAGAACGGGATATTTTATGATGCCAGACTTACGCACTGGCCAGGATTATGCAACCTGGTTAGGTATATTGAGACGGGTAGGGTATGCGCAACATTACCCTCAGCCATTGACCAATTACCGAATTACTCCTGGCTCTATTTCGCGTAATAAAGTGCGTAAAGCACAGCGTCAATGGCAAATTTATCGCCAACAGGAAAAGCTGGGGCTGGCGCGTTCAATGATTTGTTTTATCAATTATGCCTACCGGGCAACGTTTCGAAGATAA
- the putP gene encoding sodium/proline symporter PutP — translation MTLELPLIVTFIGYLLTTLLIGFFAYKATNTLSDYILGGRQLGPAVTALSVGASDMSGWLLLGLPGAIYLSGIGEIWIGVGLVIGAFFNWIIVAPRLRGFTEKAGNSLTIPEFFENRFEDKSGILRLASAITILIFFTFYVSSGLVGGAILFEKVFALDYLQALIIGAVIIVSYTFLGGFLAVSWTDFFQGCLMLLALIILPIVAIQELGGWQQTEQILTSVNPQYAELFTNFSWIGFISLMAWGLGYFGQPHILSRFMAIRSVDDIPASRNIAMVWMILSLIGALAVGLVGIAYYADSPLENSETVFIFLAKAILNPWVAGVIIAAILSAIMSTIDSQLIVCSSVIVEDFYKKYSKKTATENQLVWLTRFSLLAIAILATLIALNPQSTVLGLVSYAWAGFGSAFGPTIILALYWQHYTRFGAMASIITGALVVIVWGEMKHLGGIFALYEMIPGFLLALLAGFVVSKLTYQDNLPETQTFNKLNQS, via the coding sequence ATGACATTGGAACTCCCACTAATAGTAACCTTTATCGGTTACCTGCTCACAACCTTACTTATTGGCTTTTTCGCCTATAAAGCCACCAATACACTTAGCGACTATATCCTTGGTGGCAGACAACTCGGCCCTGCAGTTACCGCATTAAGCGTCGGTGCCTCAGACATGAGTGGCTGGTTATTACTGGGTCTTCCCGGTGCTATTTACCTGTCCGGTATTGGCGAAATATGGATAGGTGTTGGCTTAGTTATTGGTGCATTTTTTAACTGGATCATTGTCGCCCCCAGACTTCGAGGCTTTACTGAGAAAGCTGGTAACTCCCTGACTATTCCAGAGTTTTTTGAAAACCGATTCGAAGACAAGTCCGGCATTTTGCGCCTGGCGTCGGCCATTACCATTTTAATCTTTTTTACCTTTTACGTATCATCCGGTCTGGTTGGTGGTGCGATCTTATTTGAGAAAGTGTTCGCTCTGGACTACCTGCAAGCACTAATCATTGGCGCCGTGATTATTGTCTCTTATACTTTTTTGGGTGGTTTCCTGGCGGTTAGCTGGACCGACTTTTTCCAGGGTTGTTTGATGTTACTGGCGCTGATTATCCTGCCCATCGTGGCGATTCAGGAGCTTGGTGGCTGGCAGCAGACCGAACAAATACTGACATCCGTCAATCCACAATATGCCGAGTTGTTTACTAACTTTTCCTGGATTGGGTTTATCTCATTGATGGCCTGGGGACTGGGTTATTTCGGTCAACCTCATATCCTTTCTCGTTTTATGGCAATCCGCAGTGTTGATGATATTCCTGCTTCACGAAATATCGCCATGGTATGGATGATTTTATCCCTGATTGGCGCCCTTGCGGTAGGATTAGTCGGTATTGCTTATTATGCCGATTCGCCGCTGGAAAACAGCGAGACCGTATTTATTTTTCTTGCCAAAGCGATCTTAAACCCCTGGGTTGCCGGCGTCATCATCGCGGCTATCCTATCAGCGATAATGAGTACCATAGATTCACAGTTAATTGTTTGCTCTTCGGTAATCGTTGAAGACTTTTACAAGAAATACAGTAAAAAAACCGCAACTGAAAATCAGCTGGTTTGGTTAACCAGATTTTCGCTTCTGGCCATAGCCATTCTTGCCACCTTGATTGCATTGAATCCGCAAAGCACGGTTCTTGGTCTGGTTAGCTATGCCTGGGCTGGATTTGGTAGCGCCTTTGGACCAACCATAATCCTGGCATTATATTGGCAGCATTACACTCGCTTTGGGGCGATGGCTTCAATCATCACAGGTGCACTCGTGGTCATCGTTTGGGGAGAAATGAAACATTTAGGTGGTATATTCGCCTTATATGAAATGATCCCAGGATTCCTTCTGGCTCTGTTGGCAGGGTTTGTGGTTTCTAAGCTAACTTATCAGGATAATTTACCAGAGACGCAAACGTTCAATAAACTGAACCAGTCTTAA
- a CDS encoding DUF3379 family protein — protein MDELEFRRRLYANPKDNGADIKKSTADNPANARFYEEIQQLDSRIDSALNVDVPENLANNLILRQTLDSHRRESKQRRWHLAVAASVAFAVGLGVNYFNASPVYTSVADYSLAHYYHEDGKFDNHADGKLTLTSLNDKMQDVNARFSSDIGKIIAVKDCYFDGMDSVHLVLEGKYDNITVFVIPKVQHLASSRQFADNQVQGLTQEYRQGEVIILGDKRESLEQWQQKIDETIEWSI, from the coding sequence ATGGATGAATTAGAATTCCGGCGTCGACTCTATGCCAATCCAAAAGACAATGGCGCTGATATTAAAAAGAGTACCGCAGACAATCCGGCTAATGCTCGGTTTTACGAAGAAATCCAACAGCTAGACTCGCGCATCGATAGTGCGTTAAATGTTGATGTTCCTGAGAATCTGGCAAATAACCTGATTTTGCGTCAAACCCTGGATAGTCACCGTCGCGAGAGTAAACAACGTCGCTGGCATTTGGCTGTTGCAGCTTCTGTGGCTTTTGCAGTGGGACTTGGCGTTAACTATTTCAACGCGTCACCCGTTTATACGTCGGTAGCCGACTACTCTCTAGCGCACTATTATCACGAAGACGGTAAGTTTGATAACCATGCTGATGGCAAACTCACATTGACGTCACTGAACGATAAGATGCAGGATGTAAACGCTAGGTTCAGCAGTGATATCGGTAAAATCATTGCCGTTAAAGACTGTTACTTCGATGGCATGGACAGTGTGCACCTAGTGTTAGAAGGCAAGTACGACAACATCACTGTGTTCGTGATCCCGAAAGTCCAGCACTTGGCTTCTTCAAGACAGTTTGCGGACAATCAAGTTCAGGGGTTGACTCAGGAATACCGTCAAGGCGAAGTGATCATTCTTGGCGATAAGCGTGAATCGCTCGAGCAGTGGCAACAGAAAATCGACGAAACGATTGAGTGGTCAATCTAG